The sequence TTCTAAATATCTGGAATAGCGACATAACCAGAAAtctcaaatttttttctgtctcatcttcttccaattgAGTAACATTTTCTGGAATCACTAGTTCATTGATTAACTTGATAATGGAGTTGTACTGCTTTCTGTCACCCGCAGCAGTCAGCCTCTTGGCAATATCTTTAATTTCTGATATAAGCAATACCATATTCTTTGacgtttctttttaataGATCTCTCTTCATGGCAATAGAGGATGATAATTAcatctcatctcatctcatcaAAACCGTAatacacttttttttttctcagttggaaaattttagtgaaaaatttcaagaatagCCCTAAACCTTCAAATACGAGGATTACCCGTAGAGAAGTgctgaaaaacttttttctttttcttttttttcgattttCATTTAACAGGTATAAAAAGCGAAACACTCGGTACATATATTTTACCAAGACGCGTTAGATTTTCTTTGGAGGTTTCATTTAAAGAAACCAATGACCTTCCAAGTTTTTAAAAGAATACGATGATATTATTTGCGTTTCAAATCGAACAATTCTTCTCGGAGCGATCTGAGGTTTTAATGGAGATAGCGGTTCCTGCGCAACCCATTGATCTTGTTACATTCTTAAGAATGACAAGGACGCTTTTATAAAATTctgattcttttttctttcattcttttgttgtttttgacTTGGGAGTAGTCATCTCATCTGTACACAAGTAGCTTTTTATATGTTCTTAAATTGTAGACTAGTCAAAACTTGTGTCCTTTAAACCGTGCCGAAACAGTTTTAAAGCGGACATCCAGGGAAACTTGCCGTTAACAATAAGTGACCTTGCATGGAAGACTGTCGATTGGTCTCTGTGGAAACCAGTGCATATCTAAATTAAATCTATTGTCATCACGAATGCCGCCCGTGTTCGTGCAACGTGAGCGCAAATACGCCTGGGGTCTGTCTTTCTGCGCTGGAAAGCACCTTCGGGCATCAACTACCGTTTCTTATCGCTGGCACTATCTATCCACCAATCACACGGCAGCAGTACTGCTGCCGTGGACGGCAAATTAGGTACAGGGCCTATGACTGTTATCATTTGGCAGGCTCAGACAGAGAGAGAGAGCACAAGGAAAAGAGCCTTAACTCATGTAACATTTGACTCATTCTGTAAACTGAAAATTTGCTGCCCACTCGAGATGACAAATAGTTCGTTCTTGAATTTATGCGCATTTATAGATACGCATATATAACCCTATAGTGAACGCCACTAGGAGACAGATTCTGTTTGGACCCTGATCGCATACTCTTCTTACCTTTACATAataaaataagaaaaagtatAACTTGCTTTACGCTAAGGATATAAATCGGACGTAACTTAAGATGTGTGGTATTTTCGCCGCTTTCAGGCACGAAGACGTGCATAGATATAAGCCAAAGGCTCTACAACtatcaaaaagaatcaGACACCGTGGTCCAGATTGGTCCGGTAATGCTATCAAGAACTCCACTATATTTGTTCATGAAAGACTAGCCATTGTCGGTGTGGAATCCGGTGCTCAACCAATTACTTCTTCAGACGGAGAGTACATGCTATGTGTTAACGGTGAAATCTACAACCACATTCAATTAAGAGAAGAATGCGCAGACTACGAGTTTGGAACACTGAGTGACTGTGAGCCTATCATCCCAATGTACTTAAAGCACGATATCGACGCTCCTAAGTACTTGGATGGTATGTTTGCTTGGACTCTTTACGACGCTAAACAAGATCGTATTGTGGCAGCCAGAGACCCAATCGGTATTACGACATTATATATGGGACGCTCTTCCGCTTCTCCAAAGACCGTTTATTTTGCATCCGAACTAAAATGTTTGACTGACGACTGTGACACTATCACTGCATTCCCACCGGGCCACGTATACGATTCTAAGACTGACAAGATCACCCGTTACTTCACACCAGATTGGCTGGACGAAAAACGCATTCCTTCCACCCCAATAGATTACATGGCAATTAGACACTCCTTAGAAAAAGCCGTTAGAAAGAGATTAATGGCCGAAGTCCCATACGGTGTTCTATTGTCGGGTGGTTTGGACTCCTCTTTAATCGCTTCCATTGCTGCCCGTGAAACTGCAAAGGCCACTAACGATGTCGAACCATCAACTTACGATAGTAAGGCAAGACATCTAGCAGGTATCGACGATGACGGTAAGCTACACACTGCTGGTTGGACAAGTCTCCATTCCTTTGCCATCGGTTTACCAAATGCTCCAGATTTGCAAGCCGCAAGAAAGGTTGCCAAATTCATCGGCTCTATTCATCATGAACACACCTTTACATTACAAGAAGGTTTGGATGCTTTGGACGACGTGATCTACCATTTGGAAACTTACGACGTTACCACTATCAGAGCTTCCACTCCAATGTTCTTACTATCCAGAAAGATTAAGGCCCAAGGGGTCAAGATGGTTCTTTCCGGTGAAGGTTCCGATGAAATCTTCGGTGGTTATCTATATTTCGCACAAGCTCCTTCTGCGGCAGAATTTCACACTGAATCCGTGCAACGTGTCAAGAACTTGCATTTGGCAGATTGTTTGAGAGCTAACAAGTCTACGATGGCTTGGGGTCTAGAAGCTCGTGTTCCATTCTTAGACAGAGAATTTTTGCAATTGTGTATGAACATCGATCCAAATGAAAAGATGATTAAACCAAAGGAAGGACGTATTGAAAAGTACATTCTAAGGAAGGCATTCGACACCACAGGAGAACCAGATGCTAAGCCATATTTaccagaagaaattttatggagacaaaaagaacaattttCCGACGGTGTTGGTTACTCCTGGATCGACGGATTAAAAGATACCGCCGAAGCAGTCATTTCAGATGAAATGTTTGCCAGTCCAAAGGCCGAATGGGGTAGTGACATTCCAACCACAAAAGAGGCTTTCTGGTACAGACTAAAATTCGATGCTTTGTTCCCTCAAAAGACCGTGGCTGACACCGTTATGAGATGGATTCCAAAGGCCGACTGGGGTTGTGCTGAAGATCCTTCTGGTAGATATGCCCAAATTCATGAAAAACATATCGAATAAAtaacattaaaaaatagaaaaagaattatgGATTAATCTTatagatatttttataGAAAAACAAACactaacaataataataataataaatagaATATAGAAatacatatttttcataataGTTTGATGAAGTTTTATTCAtaaatcattttttatcGCCAGTGCTAAAAAATTAAGTGTGTGGATGACTGTATATATGCGTATCGAACGATCTTGATGCAAATCATTTTGAAACATTATTCTTGACTTTGATATTTCCTATTATACATCCTCCTTCCTTGAGACCCAATAATCTTAAAAATGATGGAGACAGTGCATGCCCTCCTTTTCACCCTTCTTTTATGTCGTTTCTTACAATTTTCGAGATTCTTTTGAATCTGATCTCCTTTTACCTTGTGACTGAAGATTCCTAATCGAATTGCTCCTCTCTAGCGACGCCCTTTGTTTCATTTCGTGTGCAATTAGTAGATCGTGCCTTGTTATTACTGTATTCTTATTTCTTGATTTAATTTCCGCTCGATAGTTTTGCGGATATTGACTATCACTTTTCTTAAATattagttttatttttctgaaGGCAGTGCTCATATGTAAAGTAGTAACGTTGTTAGTGCAGTGTTAGCAGTCAAAcctaaaaataaaagtataaaaaaactatatctattttttttttgtttgtttacGCAcgtttatatatttaacACGGTGAAGTAGTCCTGCCATTATGCTGCTCTAACACAAGAGTCGTATATGGATGAGCTAATGACTAAGATCCGAGTAGCGAAGTCATGTATGCAAGCTAACGCAACAAGGCTGTAAAGAATACAAGCCTTGTCACCCTAGTACCAGCATCAAGCAAATTGCTCATTTACGACTGTGCCATGAAGTAGGGATGAATGAGGTGTTTCTGATGACACCTCTGAGGAGCTTTTCTTGAGCTCGTTTCTGTGCCACTTTTTGTTCCCGCGGCTAAGCCGCGCAGACCGATAATACTCGCTTAGATGCACATCAAGCCAAATctctataaaaaaatcgaCGTTTCCCAAACGACGCTGACCCTTTATTCATCgttatcaaaaaaaggcaGCTTTCCAGTGTACTCATACGAGAAGCAATCGATGCCTCACTTCCGTTTGTagatatatacatatttacATGCACACTAATGCAATTATATGCGAGAACAATTTGTGAGATCATAAGGTCTCGTAAACTGTCAATTGTTGAGCAGTCACCCAGAATTGAGAGTTGGTATAAAAACACTATTACCCTCATCGAAGCCATTGCATTCAAACTTGCCATCAcactaaaaaaatgcattgATAGCATATTCTGCATGTTTTACTACAAATGAATGAGGTATTTTGTCAGTGACATCAATTTTTAAGCGTTCCTGCTTGACTTTATCCTTATAATAATCCGACAAATGTGATCTGGTCTTACCAGAAACCCAATGGTCGTTGCTACTGAAGAGAAACCAAATAGAAATTCCGTTCTCTTCGCAATAATTGATAAATCTATCTTGAAACTCCCAGTTCGTAGTTATTTCTTCCATCTCCTGGGCAGCTAATCCTAGAGATTGACGAACAAACTGCCTATGagtcaaaaaaattcttgtaGATAGTACTGCCTGATAACCAGTACTTCCACAGCCCataaatttatcaataataaaTCTTGAAAACCCTTCTGATAAGATccaataaaagaaaatataacTGAACAATGATACCACATGAGCCAATGGTGGAATATAACGAAGTGCCGCTGTCATTTTGATACCCATCTCAGAGGTGTGAATGTCCATCACAGTTGGTGTAACGAGACCAACTTTTTGTACGGAGCCAACCAGTTTGTTAGAAAGGCATACTTTTTGTACGATGTATGCCCCAACCGAATGTCccataataataattttcCTGTTCTTGCATGAGAAATTGTTAATTACCTCTACCTGATGATCTACTTGATCttgtaaagaaaatatcgGTGTATTAGAATGAGCGTTCAATGTCATTCCGGCATGGGATATGCCAAGAATTTCCCAATCTGGGTGCTTCAAGTGTAGATGATGTAGCATTTCTTGATAATAGTATAAAAGCCCAGGATTACCAGGGATCCATACTAGAAGAGGCGCATCCTCGCCACTTTTAGTGACTGTAGGTTTGATATTCAATATCGAGCATGGCAACTTCGATTTAGTATACTCTTTTACAGTCATTTGTCACTAGAATTGAGCAGGCGGGCAATGGCGTAGCAAGCGGACTGTCTATTTTCCCTCCAGTAGTTTTGGGCTTTGCTGCCGTTTTAATGCTGTTTTCCTTTCCTCTTAATGAGCGCTTTCCAGTTGCGATACTTTTCGGGTAAGGAATTGTAAGGACAGCGACGCAATTCAAGCGGTTAAATAGAAGAAACTTACATCATATATAAtgtttaaaaataacaatcAAATTACTTTATACATGAATGAGTAATGTTTTAGTTGCCTGATTTGCTAAATTTCCAAACCATTTAGAACTTTAAGGTTTGCCTCCACTTCTTGGACACATTGTCTAAAGTAAACCAACTGGAAATTCTGGAACAGTTTTATCAAGCCCAGAATTTCAGAACTGTCAGTGATTTCTTCCATTGTTTCCACTGCTGCTGTAGTATTGGAGACAAATTCATCCTCCAGTTTTTCCAGTAATTTATTATCCTCAGATTCTTCAATCGGTGGCTCATCATTTACTTTGTTACTCTTtaaatcttcttttctatcAGCAACGTCATCAACAGTAGGCTCATTcgcttctttctttgattccTCTTCGGCACCCTCTGATTTTGGCTTTTCATCCTCGGTAGAAGGCGTTTCGTCAAAAGAGGTGGTAGTGTTTGCGCTAATGTCCTTTGCGCTAACATCCTTGCTATGTGCTTCTCCTGTGGCTTCAGCTTTTTTCGCCTCTAACTCTGCTTCTTTTGCTTTGACTTCATAACGCATTGTATCAAATTTGAGTCTTGATTCTTCCACTTTTTTGCGCAGGTCATGGACCTTCTTGAAGTCTTGGTTTATTAatgtttctaattttttgttgaattcCTTGACCATCATAGAATCCATCTCTGCCTTCCCTTCATCGATATTTTTATAGCATGTCGACCACGAATCGAAAACTTTGATCAAATTAGAcaaatcttcatcatcttcttcatcttcttcatcttcctcgtcttcttcattatgGTCGGCACCCTGAGCTTCCGTTGTCTGTGCAGTTTTGATAGactcctttttcttctttagttCTGCCTTTTCGTTGTGttctaaattttgaaattcacATTCGCAGTCAACAGCGGCTTTTGAGATGGCTTGAGCAAAAGACCTTGGCAAAAAAGCATCGTCATGGTTAGatcccttttttttagtggaACTTTCGGATTTTTTAGAGCCAAACCAGCCATCTTTATTGAGAGACCACCAATCCGAAATACTCTCCGTTAAATTTGGTGGATAGTCGTAGCCCTCTACTTCGAACGTTTTGGACACCAGTAGAATCCTTTTACATACCTTCTCTAAGGaatcactttttttctccaagaATTGGTACTGTGGTGGTAATTTACTTATATCTGATACAGTACCCAATGATTCCTGAACAAATCTAGTTCGCGATTTGATTGATAGTCTTGTTTGAGGGTCATTTAAGTTTACATTTGCATTTGCTAATGCATTGTTCAAAGTGTCTTGGGTCTTGTGAGCAGCGGTGGCAATTGAATCGGTGATCTTGTTTAGAGAAAACCCTGAAAAATAACCAGACATTTTCTAACCAGAATTTTATGGTTTTACCTAACTTTGCTGTTCAGATGTATAAGTATTGcaacctttttttccctgatcattattatttcaaGAGAAATGAAAACCAAAACTGGGATATGCGTGTCGAGTGCTAAAAAAAGCCAACTAGCGATTTAAGAGTGAGAAGTAATCCTCGTTAAAAGCGATGCAGAGCCAACTAACTAAACTGCTAACCTCGCTTTCTTTACACAAGTAGTACTCAA is a genomic window of Saccharomyces cerevisiae S288C chromosome XVI, complete sequence containing:
- the ASN1 gene encoding asparagine synthase (glutamine-hydrolyzing) 1 (Asparagine synthetase; catalyzes the synthesis of L-asparagine from L-aspartate in the asparagine biosynthetic pathway; ASN1 has a paralog, ASN2, that arose from the whole genome duplication); the encoded protein is MCGIFAAFRHEDVHRYKPKALQLSKRIRHRGPDWSGNAIKNSTIFVHERLAIVGVESGAQPITSSDGEYMLCVNGEIYNHIQLREECADYEFGTLSDCEPIIPMYLKHDIDAPKYLDGMFAWTLYDAKQDRIVAARDPIGITTLYMGRSSASPKTVYFASELKCLTDDCDTITAFPPGHVYDSKTDKITRYFTPDWLDEKRIPSTPIDYMAIRHSLEKAVRKRLMAEVPYGVLLSGGLDSSLIASIAARETAKATNDVEPSTYDSKARHLAGIDDDGKLHTAGWTSLHSFAIGLPNAPDLQAARKVAKFIGSIHHEHTFTLQEGLDALDDVIYHLETYDVTTIRASTPMFLLSRKIKAQGVKMVLSGEGSDEIFGGYLYFAQAPSAAEFHTESVQRVKNLHLADCLRANKSTMAWGLEARVPFLDREFLQLCMNIDPNEKMIKPKEGRIEKYILRKAFDTTGEPDAKPYLPEEILWRQKEQFSDGVGYSWIDGLKDTAEAVISDEMFASPKAEWGSDIPTTKEAFWYRLKFDALFPQKTVADTVMRWIPKADWGCAEDPSGRYAQIHEKHIE
- a CDS encoding uncharacterized protein (hypothetical protein) gives rise to the protein MSTAFRKIKLIFKKSDSQYPQNYRAEIKSRNKNTVITRHDLLIAHEMKQRASLERSNSIRNLQSQGKRRSDSKESRKL
- a CDS encoding bifunctional triacylglycerol lipase/ester hydrolase (Bifunctional triacylglycerol lipase and short chain ester hydrolase; null mutant results in the accumulation of both triacylglycerol and fatty acids derived from neutral lipids and phospholipids as well as an increase in the quantity of lipid droplets; contains an alpha/beta hydrolase domain with a conserved GXSXG lipase motif; localizes to lipid droplets; GFP-fusion protein localizes to the cytoplasm and is induced in response to the DNA-damaging agent MMS), which encodes MTVKEYTKSKLPCSILNIKPTVTKSGEDAPLLVWIPGNPGLLYYYQEMLHHLHLKHPDWEILGISHAGMTLNAHSNTPIFSLQDQVDHQVEVINNFSCKNRKIIIMGHSVGAYIVQKVCLSNKLVGSVQKVGLVTPTVMDIHTSEMGIKMTAALRYIPPLAHVVSLFSYIFFYWILSEGFSRFIIDKFMGCGSTGYQAVLSTRIFLTHRQFVRQSLGLAAQEMEEITTNWEFQDRFINYCEENGISIWFLFSSNDHWVSGKTRSHLSDYYKDKVKQERLKIDVTDKIPHSFVVKHAEYAINAFF
- a CDS encoding uncharacterized protein (hypothetical protein; may interact with ribosomes, based on co-purification experiments; green fluorescent protein (GFP)-fusion protein localizes to the cytoplasm in a punctate pattern), coding for MSGYFSGFSLNKITDSIATAAHKTQDTLNNALANANVNLNDPQTRLSIKSRTRFVQESLGTVSDISKLPPQYQFLEKKSDSLEKVCKRILLVSKTFEVEGYDYPPNLTESISDWWSLNKDGWFGSKKSESSTKKKGSNHDDAFLPRSFAQAISKAAVDCECEFQNLEHNEKAELKKKKESIKTAQTTEAQGADHNEEDEEDEEDEEDDEDLSNLIKVFDSWSTCYKNIDEGKAEMDSMMVKEFNKKLETLINQDFKKVHDLRKKVEESRLKFDTMRYEVKAKEAELEAKKAEATGEAHSKDVSAKDISANTTTSFDETPSTEDEKPKSEGAEEESKKEANEPTVDDVADRKEDLKSNKVNDEPPIEESEDNKLLEKLEDEFVSNTTAAVETMEEITDSSEILGLIKLFQNFQLVYFRQCVQEVEANLKVLNGLEI